From the Fusobacterium ulcerans ATCC 49185 genome, the window TTGGGCAAAGGGAGTACAGCAGGCAGGAAGAACTGATGCTAAAGTAAGTGCAAATGAGAATATTCTCTATGTCAGTAGTAATTTTAATGGAGATATAAATAAAGTACAAGAGGAGTTTAATAAAAATTCTGATGCTGACTTAAGGGTTACCATGATAAAAAAAACTTTCCCTAATCTTGTTTTTCCAGATATGATAGAAAAAAGAGAGTATATATATTCATATCCTGAAAAACTTATAAAAAATACAAAGGAAGAAATAGAAAAACTTTGTGAAAAACTTAGTGGAATATATGATGTAAGTGAATTTACTGATAAAAAAGGACTTGAACTTAAGAAGCATATAAGAGAGGTAAGAATTATATATGAAAATGGGAAATTAAGATTTTTAGGGAATTCTTTTATGCCTAAACAGGTAAGAATAATGTCTGGGTATATACTTACTGGGAAAAAAGAACCTCTTATGGGAAAATACTTAACTCTTGAAAAAATTTATTTAAAAGATGAAATGAAAAATATGATTCTTCAAGAAGTGCCAGATATATCAGAAGAAAATGTAATAAAGGTTGAAAAAACAACAGATGAAAGTTTATATGTTTTCTATGTTTCTCAAGGAAAAAGAGGAGAATTTATAGGAAAAAATGGTAAGAATATTAAAGAGATGAAGAGAAAATATGGAGATATAGTAGTAAGGGAGAAATAAATGTTAAATAGGCTCAGACAAGGGATCATCTATGTGTTTGGAAAATATGATGTGGAAAAAGATGAGACTGTGAAAAAAATTCTTTCAGAAGATGAATTTAAGATTTTTGATACTATGATGGAGTATGACAAGGTCCATTCTTTTAGATTATTAAATTTTGTTAAAGAAAATGAAGTATTAAAAGATGATATTTTATATTGGAAACTTGCTCTTCTGCATGACAGTGGAAAAGGAAAAACTACATTTTTGAAGAGAATGAAAAAAGTAGTAGTAGGAGATAGAAAACTTGAAGGACATACTGAGAATGCCTATGAAAAATTAAAAAATATAAATAAAGAGTTAGCTCAATTATGCAGAATACACCATGATAAAAGTGATGATTCTAAAATGAAAGAGTTTCAAAAATTAGATGATAAGTAAAAAAAACAGGTAATTTTAATAAGAAAATGATAAAATAAATGTAATAATAAAAAAGCGAGGAAAAAATGAGAGTAAATTTAGATAAATATTTATTGAAAGTTGAAAAACCAGCTCAATACCTGGGAAATGAAATAAACAGTATACATAAAGATGAATTTAAAGCAAGAATGTGTCTGTTTTTTCCTGATATATATGAAGTAGGAATGTCTAATCTGGGAATTAGAATATTGTATAGCCTTATGAACAGAGTAGAGGGATTTTCTTTAGAAAGAGGATTTTCTCCTATGGAAGATATGGAAAATTTGATGAGAGCAAACAAAATACCTATGTTTTCTTTGGAAAGTAAAACTCCATTAAAAGAGTTTGATGTAGTAGGATTCTCATTATCATATGAAATGTGTTATCCAAATGTATTGAATGCTTTAGATTTAGCAGGAATACCAGTTGAAAGTAAAGACAGAGGAGAAGAATATCCATTGATAATGGCAGGGGGAACTTGTATGATGAATCCTGTTCCTATGGAGAAATTTCTTGACTTCGTAGTAATAGGAGATGGAGAAGAAGTTATGATGAAAATAGCTGAAATACTTACAGCTAACCATGATAAAAGCAAGATGGAAAAGTTAAAACTGATAGAAGGTTTTGATGGAGTATATGTTCCTGTCCTTCATAAAGGAAGGAAAAGAGTAAGAAGAGCTATTGTTGAGGATTTAGACAGAACAGAATTTTATGATGATCAGCTTGTACCATATATAAATATAGTGCATGACAGGGCTTCTGTAGAAATACAAAG encodes:
- a CDS encoding pseudouridylate synthase, producing the protein MDIRTIEKSKKWGYMFYISYNGQKFQSFDEMDGKKSIKGKFREIMEKIGFTWAKGVQQAGRTDAKVSANENILYVSSNFNGDINKVQEEFNKNSDADLRVTMIKKTFPNLVFPDMIEKREYIYSYPEKLIKNTKEEIEKLCEKLSGIYDVSEFTDKKGLELKKHIREVRIIYENGKLRFLGNSFMPKQVRIMSGYILTGKKEPLMGKYLTLEKIYLKDEMKNMILQEVPDISEENVIKVEKTTDESLYVFYVSQGKRGEFIGKNGKNIKEMKRKYGDIVVREK
- a CDS encoding HD domain-containing protein encodes the protein MLNRLRQGIIYVFGKYDVEKDETVKKILSEDEFKIFDTMMEYDKVHSFRLLNFVKENEVLKDDILYWKLALLHDSGKGKTTFLKRMKKVVVGDRKLEGHTENAYEKLKNINKELAQLCRIHHDKSDDSKMKEFQKLDDK